In Sphingobacteriaceae bacterium, the following proteins share a genomic window:
- a CDS encoding Nif3-like dinuclear metal center hexameric protein has protein sequence MIIEELLNVLEEFAPLAFQEEYDNCGLLTGNKKDLATGALLTLDCTEEIVDEAIQKKCNLIIAHHPIIFSGLKKLTGATYIERTIIKAIRNNIAIYACHTNLDNVKQGVNKKIADKLGLENINILAPKNALLKKIVTFVPASHHEPVSQALFNNGAGTIGNYDSCSFMLEGTGTFRGNATSKPFIGKANALSKEKEIRLETIFEFHNQARIISALKAAHPYEEVAYDIYNLNNEHPIVGSGMIGDLKDALDEEVFLNHVKTTFKVPTVKHTKKSGKKIKKVAICGGSGRFLLKNAINAGAEAYITSDFKYHEFFDADNKLLLVDTGHYESEQFTPEIFYEIIQKKFSTFAIHLSKINTNPINYF, from the coding sequence ATGATCATCGAAGAATTATTAAATGTGCTTGAAGAGTTTGCTCCGCTTGCATTTCAGGAAGAATATGACAATTGCGGGCTCCTAACCGGCAATAAAAAAGATCTTGCAACAGGAGCCTTGTTAACGCTTGATTGCACAGAAGAAATCGTAGACGAGGCCATACAAAAAAAGTGCAACCTCATCATTGCTCATCATCCTATTATTTTTTCAGGATTAAAAAAGCTGACAGGTGCTACCTATATAGAACGCACTATCATTAAAGCCATTCGTAACAATATTGCTATTTACGCTTGTCATACCAACCTGGATAACGTTAAACAAGGGGTGAATAAAAAAATTGCCGATAAGTTAGGTCTTGAAAATATAAACATCCTCGCTCCAAAAAATGCGCTTTTAAAAAAGATCGTCACTTTTGTACCCGCTTCTCACCACGAGCCGGTAAGCCAGGCTTTGTTTAACAATGGTGCCGGAACTATTGGTAATTATGATAGTTGTAGTTTTATGCTCGAAGGCACTGGCACATTCAGAGGAAATGCGACAAGTAAGCCTTTTATTGGCAAAGCAAACGCGTTAAGTAAAGAAAAGGAAATTCGACTGGAAACCATTTTTGAGTTCCACAACCAAGCCCGGATCATCTCTGCTCTTAAGGCTGCACACCCTTACGAAGAAGTGGCTTATGATATTTATAATTTGAATAACGAACACCCAATTGTGGGCAGTGGAATGATTGGCGACTTAAAAGACGCGCTTGATGAAGAAGTTTTTTTAAATCATGTTAAAACCACTTTTAAAGTTCCAACGGTAAAACACACCAAAAAGTCAGGAAAAAAGATAAAAAAGGTAGCCATTTGTGGCGGAAGTGGCCGGTTTTTATTAAAAAACGCCATAAATGCCGGGGCTGAGGCCTACATTACTTCAGATTTTAAATACCATGAGTTTTTTGATGCCGATAATAAATTGCTTTTGGTTGATACCGGACACTACGAATCGGAGCAATTTACCCCTGAAATCTTTTATGAGATAATTCAGAAAAAATTTAGTACATTTGCAATCCATTTATCGAAAATCAATACCAATCCGATAAATTATTTTTAA
- a CDS encoding DNA polymerase III subunit alpha, whose protein sequence is MFLIFDTETTGLPKNYNAPVSDSDNWPRMVQIAWQLHDAQGNLLQHDSIIVRPEGYTIPFATIQIHGITNERANEEGHELKQTLQKFIEAVGQTSYLCGHNIEFDINIIGAELYRVGFPNVLENKPFIDTKNDQTTDYCAIPGGRGGKFKWPTLTELYQKLFNKGFDEAHNAAFDVEATTKVFFEIIKRGITKVKEITADLLPAISYVAPDFTELIKHENYWRDRKAQEEKEREEAKKKEEAEKLVSAANIKEVDVSQLRFSHLHNHTQFSVLQSTSDVVSLVAKALEFGSPGVALTDHGNMYGAFLFWKEIDAQNKKIKEHNAAIEKGEAVGEKKTELKCIIGCEVNVCADHKDKTKKDNGCTQVLIAKNRKGYENLCRISSMGLIDGAYYVPRIDKNLLVKYKEGLIATTGSLNSEVPSTIINQGEQQGEEVFLWYKEQFGEDFYVEINRQYQTRDEEYANEILLKFAKKHEVNYFAANSNYYLDKKGAFSRDILIGVKEGLNFEDDAALKNLKNNPKLGRLFFPTDEFYFKSTAEMAALFRDLPEALNNTNLIVDKIEQFKLGREVLLPKFEIAQDFIDSKAQEITDSFHRIVALKEKDWTAKNLNEEAVAELKAEMRVIAEQFVYMTELTYIGAAKRYPDLTPKIKERIDFELATIERMGYPGYFLIVADFITEARRLGVSVGPGRGSAAGSAIAYCLGITNVDPIKFDLLFERFLNPDRISMPDIDIDFDDEGRGLVIDYVINKYGSSQVAQIITYGTMGGKSAIKDTARVLNLPLDDANSLTKMFPDSLDAKLRALLKPGGIDAKYLGKIEGKREVIEQSNAFRKLMDEPGDKAKVLKQAYELEGCLRNTGIHACGVIITPGEMMKYVPVTKGKDSDMLVTQFDNSVAESAGLLKMDFLGLRTLTIIKDAISFIKQTQGIEIDIDAISLEDEKTYELFQRGETNGIFQYESAGMQKSLKDLKPDSFTDLIAMNALYRPGPIAYIPSYINRKHGREPVAYDLEGMDEYLQETYGITVYQEQVMRLSQKLANFTKGDADVLRKAMGKKDKKTLDKLKPLFIENATKNGHDAKVLEKVWKDWEAFASYAFNKSHSTCYAYVAFQTAYLKAHYPAEYMASTLNHSGSIEAIAFFMEECKRMGIRVLGPDINEGFSKFMVTANGDIRFGMASIKGVGENTVKNIIDQRNAEGKFVSVFDLAKRLDSKSINKKSLEGLALAGGFDSFEGLHRAMFFVPDIADGLTLTDKMIKYSNQMSLGNDTSQASLFGGEDEVEISEPQLPSKVEPWSALEQLSREKEVVGFFISGHPLDPYKAIIEHRCNANCAQLKAGLEPFKNREVIFGGIVTGFENRTSKTGNAFGKLIIEDYNGSVELMLFGKDFVEYNKYMVKGLFIFVKARVQERYNQPGSLEIKLSKIELLDEVKKNAFSLIKLKIKLTSLDEPMVLKLEALMNRFEGKSSVEFYVEDEEQHQNIRLFSKKNKIAIDTEFLMELEKMTEIQYDLN, encoded by the coding sequence ATGTTCTTAATTTTTGATACCGAAACAACAGGTTTACCAAAAAATTATAATGCCCCGGTATCTGATTCCGATAACTGGCCGCGAATGGTACAAATTGCCTGGCAATTGCACGATGCACAGGGAAATTTGTTACAGCACGATTCTATTATTGTCAGGCCCGAAGGCTATACCATCCCTTTTGCTACTATCCAGATTCATGGCATTACGAACGAACGCGCCAACGAAGAGGGACATGAATTAAAGCAGACGCTTCAAAAGTTTATAGAAGCGGTAGGTCAAACCAGCTACCTGTGTGGACATAATATTGAATTTGATATTAATATAATTGGAGCAGAGCTATATAGAGTAGGCTTTCCGAATGTTCTTGAAAACAAACCTTTTATTGATACCAAGAATGATCAAACAACAGACTATTGCGCCATTCCGGGTGGAAGAGGGGGGAAATTTAAATGGCCCACTTTAACCGAACTCTACCAGAAATTATTTAATAAAGGCTTCGATGAAGCTCACAATGCGGCTTTTGACGTTGAAGCAACTACGAAGGTTTTCTTTGAAATTATCAAACGCGGTATCACTAAAGTTAAGGAGATAACTGCCGATCTGCTCCCAGCAATTAGTTACGTTGCTCCTGATTTTACCGAACTCATTAAGCACGAAAATTATTGGAGAGATCGCAAAGCTCAGGAAGAAAAGGAGAGGGAAGAAGCAAAGAAAAAAGAAGAGGCGGAAAAACTTGTTTCTGCCGCAAATATAAAGGAAGTAGATGTTTCACAGCTACGTTTCAGTCACCTGCATAATCATACGCAATTTTCTGTGCTTCAATCTACCAGCGATGTGGTAAGCCTTGTGGCGAAAGCTCTTGAGTTTGGCAGTCCGGGTGTTGCCCTTACCGATCACGGTAATATGTATGGCGCGTTTTTGTTCTGGAAGGAAATCGATGCCCAAAATAAAAAAATAAAGGAGCACAATGCTGCCATCGAAAAGGGAGAGGCAGTTGGCGAGAAAAAAACAGAATTAAAATGTATTATTGGTTGCGAAGTAAATGTTTGCGCTGATCACAAAGACAAAACAAAAAAAGATAACGGTTGCACCCAGGTTTTAATAGCAAAGAATAGGAAGGGCTATGAAAACTTATGCCGTATCAGTTCTATGGGATTAATTGATGGCGCTTATTACGTGCCTCGCATCGACAAAAATCTTCTTGTGAAATATAAGGAAGGATTGATCGCGACGACAGGATCTTTAAATTCGGAAGTGCCTTCCACCATTATCAATCAGGGGGAACAGCAGGGGGAAGAAGTGTTTTTATGGTACAAGGAGCAGTTTGGGGAAGATTTTTATGTGGAGATCAATCGTCAGTACCAAACGCGTGATGAAGAATATGCCAATGAAATTTTATTAAAATTCGCTAAAAAACACGAGGTAAATTATTTTGCAGCTAACAGTAATTATTACCTGGATAAAAAAGGTGCCTTTTCACGCGATATTTTAATTGGTGTAAAAGAAGGCTTAAATTTTGAAGATGATGCGGCCCTGAAAAATTTAAAAAATAATCCAAAATTAGGACGTTTGTTTTTTCCGACAGACGAATTTTATTTTAAGTCAACAGCTGAGATGGCGGCTCTCTTCAGAGATCTTCCGGAGGCTTTGAACAACACCAATCTGATCGTTGATAAAATAGAACAGTTTAAATTAGGACGCGAAGTACTCCTTCCAAAATTTGAAATTGCACAAGACTTTATTGACAGCAAGGCGCAGGAAATCACAGATTCTTTTCATCGCATTGTGGCATTAAAAGAAAAAGACTGGACTGCAAAAAATTTAAACGAAGAAGCTGTTGCTGAATTAAAAGCGGAAATGCGCGTGATTGCTGAACAGTTCGTTTACATGACCGAACTCACCTACATTGGTGCCGCAAAACGTTACCCTGATCTTACGCCTAAAATTAAAGAACGTATCGATTTTGAATTAGCAACGATTGAAAGAATGGGATATCCCGGTTACTTTTTAATTGTGGCTGATTTTATCACTGAGGCAAGAAGGCTTGGTGTGTCGGTGGGGCCGGGACGTGGATCTGCCGCGGGTTCTGCAATTGCCTATTGTTTAGGAATTACCAATGTGGATCCGATCAAGTTTGATCTCCTCTTCGAAAGGTTCTTAAATCCTGATCGTATTTCCATGCCCGATATAGATATTGACTTCGATGATGAAGGTCGTGGCTTGGTAATTGATTATGTAATTAATAAATATGGCTCGAGCCAGGTAGCGCAAATTATCACTTACGGTACCATGGGGGGCAAGTCTGCTATCAAAGATACAGCGCGTGTTTTAAATCTTCCTTTGGATGATGCTAACAGTCTTACAAAAATGTTTCCCGATAGTCTCGATGCCAAACTCAGGGCTTTACTAAAACCGGGAGGCATTGATGCCAAGTACCTTGGTAAGATTGAAGGTAAGCGCGAGGTTATCGAACAGTCTAATGCCTTTAGAAAATTAATGGATGAGCCGGGTGATAAAGCGAAAGTTTTAAAACAAGCTTACGAATTGGAAGGCTGTCTGCGTAACACTGGAATCCACGCCTGCGGAGTGATCATTACTCCGGGCGAAATGATGAAATATGTTCCTGTTACAAAAGGTAAAGACAGTGACATGTTAGTGACGCAATTTGATAACTCCGTTGCTGAAAGTGCGGGTTTATTAAAAATGGACTTCCTTGGTCTTCGCACGCTCACTATTATTAAAGACGCGATCTCCTTCATCAAACAAACACAGGGCATCGAAATTGATATTGATGCGATTTCACTTGAAGATGAAAAGACTTACGAGCTTTTTCAACGGGGTGAAACAAATGGTATTTTCCAGTATGAAAGTGCGGGAATGCAAAAATCCCTTAAAGACTTAAAGCCGGATAGTTTTACGGATTTAATCGCGATGAATGCCTTATACCGCCCGGGACCTATTGCTTACATCCCAAGTTATATCAATCGTAAACATGGCCGCGAACCTGTTGCCTATGACCTTGAAGGCATGGATGAATACCTGCAGGAAACCTATGGCATTACCGTTTACCAGGAACAGGTAATGCGTTTGAGCCAGAAGTTGGCAAACTTTACCAAGGGCGACGCCGACGTTTTGCGTAAGGCCATGGGGAAGAAGGACAAAAAGACTTTGGATAAACTCAAACCTTTATTTATTGAGAACGCAACCAAGAACGGGCACGATGCAAAAGTTTTAGAAAAAGTTTGGAAAGATTGGGAAGCTTTTGCATCCTATGCCTTTAATAAATCTCACTCAACTTGTTACGCTTATGTAGCTTTTCAGACGGCTTATTTAAAAGCGCATTATCCTGCAGAGTACATGGCTTCTACCTTGAACCACTCTGGAAGTATTGAAGCCATAGCCTTCTTTATGGAAGAATGTAAACGTATGGGTATTCGTGTTTTGGGTCCGGATATTAACGAAGGGTTTTCAAAATTCATGGTAACGGCTAATGGAGACATTCGTTTTGGAATGGCCAGTATAAAAGGAGTAGGGGAGAACACGGTAAAAAACATTATTGATCAGAGAAATGCGGAAGGGAAATTTGTTTCTGTATTTGATCTCGCAAAACGTTTAGATAGTAAAAGCATCAATAAAAAATCTTTAGAAGGATTAGCGCTTGCCGGGGGCTTCGATAGCTTTGAAGGGTTGCACCGCGCTATGTTTTTTGTTCCTGACATTGCTGATGGTTTAACCTTGACGGACAAGATGATCAAGTACAGTAACCAGATGAGTTTAGGGAACGATACATCGCAAGCAAGCTTGTTTGGTGGAGAGGACGAAGTTGAAATTTCGGAACCACAACTTCCCTCCAAAGTAGAGCCCTGGAGTGCGCTTGAACAATTGAGCCGTGAAAAAGAAGTGGTAGGGTTTTTTATCAGCGGACACCCGCTCGATCCTTATAAAGCTATTATTGAACACCGCTGTAATGCCAACTGCGCCCAATTAAAAGCGGGACTAGAACCTTTTAAAAACCGTGAGGTTATTTTTGGTGGAATTGTTACTGGATTTGAAAACCGCACCAGCAAAACAGGGAACGCTTTTGGAAAATTAATTATTGAAGATTACAATGGAAGCGTTGAGTTAATGCTTTTTGGGAAAGATTTTGTGGAGTACAATAAATACATGGTAAAGGGACTTTTCATTTTTGTGAAAGCCCGTGTGCAAGAGCGCTACAACCAACCTGGTAGTTTAGAAATTAAACTAAGTAAAATTGAATTACTGGATGAAGTAAAGAAGAACGCTTTCAGTTTAATTAAACTCAAAATAAAATTAACAAGTCTGGATGAACCAATGGTTTTAAAATTAGAGGCTTTGATGAACCGATTTGAAGGTAAAAGCAGTGTTGAATTTTATGTGGAAGATGAAGAGCAACATCAAAACATTCGCCTTTTCTCGAAGAAAAATAAGATCGCCATTGATACCGAATTTTTAATGGAGCTGGAAAAGATGACCGAAATACAATATGATTTGAATTAG